The Benincasa hispida cultivar B227 chromosome 11, ASM972705v1, whole genome shotgun sequence genome has a segment encoding these proteins:
- the LOC120090092 gene encoding 40S ribosomal protein S14-2-like isoform X2: MSRRKTREPKEETVTLGPAVREGEHVFGVAHIFASFNDTFIHVTDLSGRETLVRITGGMKVKADRDESSPYAAMLAAQDVSQRCKELGITALHIKLRATGGNKTKTPGPGAQSALRALARSGMRIGRMEDVTPIPTDSTRRKGGRRGRRL, from the exons ATg TCGAGAAGGAAGACTAGAGAGCCTAAGGAGGAAACTGTCACTCTTGGCCCTGCTGTTCGTGAAGGCGAGCATGTCTTTGGTGTTGCTCACATTTTTGCTTCGTTTAACGACACTTTCATT CATGTGACCGATCTGTCTGGTCGGGAAACACTTGTTCGCATCACTG GTGGTATGAAGGTGAAAGCTGATAGAGATGAATCGTCGCCTTATGCTGCCATGCTTGCTGCACAGGATGTTTCTCAGAGATGCAAG GAACTTGGCATCACTGCTTTACATATAAAGCTTCGGGCTACTGGTGGAAATAAAACCAAAACTCCTGGACCTGGTGCTCAATCAGCTCTTAGGGCCCTTGCACGTTCGGGAATGAGGATTGGTCGTATGG AGGATGTAACTCCGATCCCTACCGACAGCACTCGAAGAAAGGGTGGCAGGAGAGGAAGAAGACTGTGA
- the LOC120090092 gene encoding 40S ribosomal protein S14-2-like isoform X1, with product MSRRKTREPKEETVTLGPAVREGEHVFGVAHIFASFNDTFIHVTDLSGRETLVRITGGMKVKADRDESSPYAAMLAAQDVSQRCKELGITALHIKLRATGGNKTKTPGPGAQSALRALARSGMRIGRMGTYSYFQYLQEWLDFQGCNSDPYRQHSKKGWQERKKTVIHSHLQNRRVLFTTRLLSSIVLGKIAYSHLLILTV from the exons ATg TCGAGAAGGAAGACTAGAGAGCCTAAGGAGGAAACTGTCACTCTTGGCCCTGCTGTTCGTGAAGGCGAGCATGTCTTTGGTGTTGCTCACATTTTTGCTTCGTTTAACGACACTTTCATT CATGTGACCGATCTGTCTGGTCGGGAAACACTTGTTCGCATCACTG GTGGTATGAAGGTGAAAGCTGATAGAGATGAATCGTCGCCTTATGCTGCCATGCTTGCTGCACAGGATGTTTCTCAGAGATGCAAG GAACTTGGCATCACTGCTTTACATATAAAGCTTCGGGCTACTGGTGGAAATAAAACCAAAACTCCTGGACCTGGTGCTCAATCAGCTCTTAGGGCCCTTGCACGTTCGGGAATGAGGATTGGTCGTATGGGTACATATTCTTACTTTCAGTATTTACAAGAATGGCTAGATTTTCA AGGATGTAACTCCGATCCCTACCGACAGCACTCGAAGAAAGGGTGGCAGGAGAGGAAGAAGACTGTGATTCATAGCCATCTTCAAAATCGTCGTGTGCTTTTCACCACTCGACTGTTGAGTTCAATAGTTTTAGGGAAGATAGCATATTCTCATCTGTTAATTCTGACAGTCTGA